From the Anaerolineales bacterium genome, one window contains:
- a CDS encoding DUF1801 domain-containing protein — protein sequence MRAMKIHTQPEVEAVFRHYPDFARQKLLDLRELILEAAGEIEEIQEVEEALKWGEPSYLVKKGSTVRIDWKERSPEQFAIYFKCTSKLVPTFRKRYAEVFTFEGDRAIVFAINKKLPKAELKDCIKAALSYHRVKHLPDLGM from the coding sequence ATGCGCGCGATGAAGATACACACCCAACCCGAGGTTGAAGCCGTGTTTCGGCACTATCCAGATTTTGCTCGCCAAAAATTGCTGGATCTACGAGAACTTATTCTGGAAGCGGCAGGCGAAATCGAAGAAATTCAGGAAGTTGAAGAGGCGTTAAAGTGGGGTGAGCCCAGTTATCTGGTCAAAAAGGGAAGCACCGTTCGAATTGACTGGAAAGAACGGTCTCCTGAGCAATTCGCCATCTACTTCAAATGCACCAGCAAGTTGGTGCCGACCTTCCGAAAACGCTATGCAGAAGTCTTCACTTTTGAAGGAGACCGGGCGATTGTTTTTGCGATCAACAAAAAGCTTCCCAAGGCTGAACTAAAAGACTGCATTAAAGCGGCTCTTTCCTACCATCGAGTAAAACACCTGCCCGATCTGGGCATGTGA
- a CDS encoding DUF1385 domain-containing protein has product MTDKPLYGGQAVIEGVMMRGRSHMAVAMRAPGGEIVLHSETLGPIYRSRWAKVPFLRGLVLLWDALGLGSRALTISANLQTGEEERLEGWPLTLTMLISFGFAIGLFFLLPAGLGQLVDGALNLPPLASALVEGGLRLAILIGYLSVIGRMPEITRVYGYHGAEHKTIHAYEAGVALTPKQVGQFPREHPRCGTAFLLSVVVLSILVFALLGPMPLLTRLAVRVLLIPVLAGLAYEYLRLTARHIGNPLVRLLVAPNLALQRLTTREPDDSMLEVSIAAFKEMKRLEDEADVA; this is encoded by the coding sequence ATGACCGACAAGCCGCTCTACGGCGGCCAGGCGGTAATCGAGGGCGTCATGATGCGTGGCCGCAGCCATATGGCTGTGGCCATGCGCGCCCCGGGTGGCGAGATCGTGCTGCACAGCGAAACCCTGGGGCCGATTTACCGCAGCCGCTGGGCCAAAGTGCCCTTTCTGCGCGGCCTGGTGCTGTTGTGGGACGCGCTGGGCCTGGGCTCACGCGCCCTGACCATCTCCGCCAACCTGCAAACCGGCGAGGAAGAGAGACTGGAGGGCTGGCCGCTGACGCTGACCATGCTGATCTCGTTCGGCTTTGCGATCGGCTTGTTCTTCCTGCTGCCCGCCGGCCTAGGCCAGTTGGTGGACGGCGCGCTCAACCTGCCGCCGCTGGCCAGCGCCCTGGTGGAGGGCGGCTTGCGCCTAGCCATCCTGATCGGCTATCTGAGCGTAATCGGCCGCATGCCCGAAATCACCCGCGTGTACGGCTACCACGGTGCGGAACACAAGACCATTCACGCCTACGAAGCCGGCGTCGCCCTGACCCCCAAGCAGGTCGGCCAGTTTCCCCGAGAACACCCGCGCTGCGGGACGGCCTTTTTGCTGTCGGTGGTGGTGCTCTCGATCCTGGTCTTCGCCCTGTTGGGGCCTATGCCGCTGCTGACCCGCCTGGCAGTGCGCGTGCTGCTCATCCCCGTATTGGCCGGGCTGGCCTATGAGTACCTGCGGCTGACCGCCCGGCACATCGGCAACCCGCTGGTGCGCCTGCTGGTGGCGCCCAACCTGGCGCTGCAGCGCCTGACCACCCGGGAGCCGGATGACAGCATGCTGGAGGTCAGCATTGCCGCCTTCAAGGAGATGAAACGCCTGGAAGACGAAGCCGACGTCGCTTAA
- the cofE gene encoding coenzyme F420-0:L-glutamate ligase, whose amino-acid sequence MVQPGDDLAALLAAALSRAGLNLQDGDILVLAQKIVSKAEGRLVRLETVTPSPRALELAGQVDKDPRLVQLILDESGEVLRARPGLLVVEHRLGFVSANAGIDHSNVGAPDDDTVLLLPQDPDASAGRLRGQLAAGGELGVLIIDSHGRAWREGTVGVAIGLAGLPGLVDLRGRPDLFGRELRASLLAAADELAAAASLAMGQAAEGCPAVHVRGFPYPLREGSLAELIRPRERDEFR is encoded by the coding sequence ATGGTGCAGCCGGGCGACGACCTGGCGGCGCTGCTGGCGGCGGCTTTGTCGCGCGCCGGCCTGAATCTGCAAGACGGTGACATTCTGGTGCTGGCGCAGAAGATCGTCTCCAAGGCCGAAGGCCGCCTGGTACGTTTGGAGACGGTCACGCCCAGCCCACGAGCCCTGGAACTGGCCGGGCAGGTTGATAAAGACCCGCGCCTGGTGCAGCTGATCCTGGACGAGAGCGGCGAAGTGTTGCGCGCCCGCCCCGGCCTGCTGGTGGTGGAACACCGTCTGGGCTTTGTCAGCGCCAATGCCGGCATCGACCACTCCAACGTCGGGGCGCCGGACGACGACACCGTGCTGCTGTTGCCGCAGGACCCTGACGCCTCGGCCGGGCGCCTGCGCGGCCAACTGGCCGCGGGCGGCGAGCTTGGCGTGCTGATCATCGATTCGCACGGGCGCGCCTGGCGTGAGGGCACGGTCGGCGTGGCGATTGGCTTGGCCGGCTTGCCCGGCCTGGTGGACCTGCGCGGCCGGCCAGACCTGTTTGGCCGTGAGCTGCGCGCCAGCCTGCTGGCCGCCGCCGACGAACTGGCCGCGGCGGCCTCGCTGGCCATGGGCCAGGCGGCGGAGGGTTGCCCGGCGGTGCATGTGCGCGGCTTCCCCTACCCGCTGCGTGAAGGAAGCCTGGCCGAACTTATTCGCCCTCGCGAGCGCGACGAGTTTCGGTAA
- a CDS encoding 2-phospho-L-lactate transferase, whose protein sequence is MKILALAGGVGGAKLAHGLAQVLPPQDLTIVVNTGDDFEHFGLSISPDLDTVCYTLAGLANPQTGWGLAGESWTALEQAKRLGAPGWFSLGDRDLGIHLERTRRLRSGEALSAITADFCRAWGIGPQVLPMSDQPVRTMVRTADGRELAFQNYFVELRCEPQVRGFRFAGIEAAQPAPGVLEAVAAADLVVLCPSNPWVSIAPILGLPGLQAALAVKPVLAVSPIIGGQAVKGPAAKMFSELGIAPSALAVAEYYGDLLTGLVLDTLDAAQQEALRELGIISLATASIMQGPADRARLAAEVLEFGQSLLTHA, encoded by the coding sequence ATGAAGATCCTTGCACTGGCTGGCGGGGTGGGCGGGGCCAAACTGGCCCACGGCCTGGCCCAAGTGCTGCCACCCCAAGACCTGACCATCGTCGTCAATACCGGCGACGATTTCGAGCACTTTGGTCTGAGCATCAGCCCGGACCTGGATACCGTCTGTTACACCCTGGCGGGCCTGGCCAACCCGCAAACCGGTTGGGGGTTGGCCGGCGAAAGCTGGACCGCACTGGAGCAGGCCAAGCGGCTCGGCGCACCGGGCTGGTTCAGCTTGGGCGACCGCGACCTGGGCATACACCTGGAACGCACCCGCCGCCTGCGCAGCGGCGAGGCGCTCAGCGCCATCACCGCCGACTTTTGCCGCGCCTGGGGCATCGGCCCGCAGGTCTTGCCGATGAGCGACCAGCCGGTGCGCACCATGGTGCGCACCGCAGACGGCCGCGAATTGGCTTTTCAAAACTATTTCGTCGAACTGCGCTGCGAGCCACAGGTGCGCGGCTTTCGCTTCGCCGGCATTGAGGCGGCCCAGCCCGCCCCCGGCGTGCTGGAGGCCGTGGCCGCTGCCGACCTGGTGGTGCTGTGCCCCTCCAACCCCTGGGTCAGCATCGCTCCCATCCTAGGCCTGCCCGGCCTGCAAGCCGCCCTGGCCGTCAAACCGGTGCTGGCCGTCTCGCCCATCATCGGCGGGCAGGCGGTCAAAGGCCCCGCAGCCAAGATGTTCAGCGAACTGGGCATCGCCCCCAGCGCGCTGGCCGTGGCCGAATACTATGGCGACCTGCTGACCGGCCTGGTGCTGGACACGCTGGACGCCGCCCAGCAGGAGGCGCTGCGCGAACTCGGTATAATCAGTTTGGCTACTGCGTCCATCATGCAAGGCCCGGCTGACCGGGCGCGCTTGGCCGCAGAAGTGCTGGAGTTTGGCCAAAGCCTGCTCACCCATGCGTAA
- a CDS encoding dipeptidase produces the protein MSDPRNAALKYSQDNRARTLEELKELVAIPSVSADPAYKADILRAADWVVSKLKALGFQNVKTLDTGGHPMVYGDLMNAGEGAPTMLIYGHYDVQPADPMELWETPAFEGVQKGDLLFGRGASDMKGQVIASIAAVEAALHAGKVPVNIKWMIEGEEETGSPTMAQFIQEHADLFAADFALNPDAGMLTPTQPTITYGLRGMSYFELHITGPTLDLHSGFFGGTVRNPANELARVLGSMQDADGRVTIPGFYDKVRELEEAERADFRRLPQDDSFYLQQSGSKALWGDKDFSAYERATAQPTLDINGLLSGYTSEGPKTVLPAKAMAKFSCRLVPDQDPFEIDALVRKYIEDTIDPSVSWELKLLSDAIPSISERDSAAVQAMAKAQETVWGVRPIFRREGGSVPVVGHLQGLGIESINVGSGLPDDQLHSPNERLHLPTWEKEIDAMIHFIYNLGE, from the coding sequence ATGAGTGACCCCCGCAACGCTGCATTGAAATATTCGCAAGACAACCGCGCCCGCACCCTCGAAGAACTGAAAGAATTGGTTGCGATCCCCTCCGTCTCCGCCGACCCGGCCTACAAGGCCGATATTCTGCGCGCGGCAGACTGGGTGGTGAGCAAGCTCAAGGCGCTGGGCTTCCAAAACGTGAAAACCCTGGACACTGGCGGCCACCCGATGGTCTACGGTGACCTGATGAATGCCGGCGAAGGCGCGCCGACCATGCTGATCTATGGTCACTATGACGTGCAGCCCGCCGACCCGATGGAACTGTGGGAGACGCCGGCCTTTGAAGGCGTGCAAAAGGGCGATCTGCTCTTTGGTCGCGGCGCTTCAGACATGAAGGGCCAGGTCATCGCCAGCATCGCCGCGGTGGAAGCCGCCCTGCATGCCGGCAAGGTTCCCGTCAATATCAAATGGATGATCGAGGGCGAAGAGGAAACCGGCTCGCCCACCATGGCGCAGTTCATCCAAGAGCACGCCGACCTGTTCGCCGCCGACTTCGCGCTCAACCCCGACGCCGGCATGCTGACCCCCACCCAGCCGACGATCACCTACGGCTTGCGCGGCATGTCCTACTTCGAACTGCATATCACCGGCCCGACGCTGGACCTGCATTCCGGCTTTTTCGGCGGCACGGTGCGCAACCCGGCCAATGAGCTGGCCCGCGTGCTGGGCAGCATGCAGGACGCGGATGGCCGTGTGACCATCCCGGGCTTTTACGACAAAGTGCGCGAGCTGGAAGAGGCCGAGCGCGCCGACTTCCGCCGTCTGCCGCAGGACGATTCTTTCTACTTGCAGCAGTCTGGCTCCAAGGCCTTGTGGGGCGACAAGGACTTCAGCGCCTACGAGCGCGCCACCGCCCAACCCACTCTGGACATCAACGGCCTGCTCTCCGGCTACACCAGCGAAGGGCCCAAGACCGTGCTGCCCGCCAAGGCGATGGCCAAGTTCTCCTGCCGCTTGGTGCCTGACCAGGATCCTTTCGAAATCGACGCCCTGGTGCGCAAGTATATTGAAGACACCATCGACCCCAGTGTGAGCTGGGAACTCAAGCTGCTTTCAGATGCCATCCCGTCCATCTCCGAGCGTGACTCGGCCGCCGTGCAAGCTATGGCCAAGGCCCAGGAGACGGTTTGGGGTGTACGCCCCATCTTCCGTCGTGAGGGCGGCAGTGTGCCGGTGGTGGGCCACCTGCAGGGCTTGGGCATCGAGTCGATCAATGTAGGCAGCGGCCTGCCGGATGACCAGCTGCACTCCCCCAACGAACGGCTGCACCTGCCGACCTGGGAAAAAGAGATCGATGCCATGATCCATTTCATCTACAACCTGGGCGAATAG
- a CDS encoding DUF503 domain-containing protein produces the protein MMNAKVAMLILYLHIPGADSLKAKRSRLKPLLARLRREFNIAAAEIGYHDRWGEALLGCVALSTEAGHAQRALQQVAAWVERHWQDVEVHGDEIEMLL, from the coding sequence ATGATGAACGCCAAAGTTGCCATGCTGATCCTGTACTTGCACATCCCCGGGGCCGATTCGCTCAAGGCCAAACGCAGCCGGCTCAAGCCGCTGCTGGCCCGCCTGAGGCGTGAGTTCAACATCGCCGCTGCCGAAATCGGCTACCACGACCGCTGGGGCGAAGCGCTGCTCGGCTGTGTAGCCCTCAGCACAGAAGCCGGCCATGCTCAGCGCGCGCTGCAGCAAGTGGCGGCCTGGGTTGAAAGACATTGGCAGGATGTCGAAGTGCATGGCGACGAGATCGAGATGCTCCTCTAA
- a CDS encoding phosphodiester glycosidase family protein — protein sequence MLHNLMTKPTARFAAFGLFVLLVGLACDLSAINPMGVRLSQPEPEKRQLFKGIQYERIVRQSPRRLVIHIVTIDLKADGLKSLVSPGNPDRDQPSSAKTTSAFLSEAGLQLAINGDAFTPWYDLGPFGFAPKPGQRVTPLGFAASRGVIYSQDTDEQPTLYLQPNNKVTINALEGKINNAISGYKLLVWNGELADGLRSSGTEPRTAVGLNKGGNKLVIIIVDGRQAGYSEGVTELELAQLMLERNVHSAINMDGGGSTTLVIEGENGEPLILNSPVHQGIPGNERPVANHLGFSARR from the coding sequence ATGTTGCACAACCTGATGACCAAACCCACTGCCCGCTTTGCGGCCTTTGGCCTGTTTGTGCTGTTGGTCGGCCTGGCCTGCGACCTGAGCGCCATCAACCCCATGGGTGTGCGCCTCAGCCAACCGGAGCCTGAGAAACGCCAGCTGTTCAAGGGCATCCAGTACGAGCGCATCGTGCGCCAAAGCCCGCGCCGCTTGGTGATCCACATTGTCACTATTGACCTAAAAGCTGACGGCTTGAAAAGCCTGGTCTCACCCGGCAACCCAGACCGTGACCAACCTTCTTCGGCCAAAACAACCTCCGCCTTTCTGAGCGAAGCCGGGCTGCAATTGGCCATCAATGGCGACGCCTTCACCCCCTGGTACGACCTGGGACCTTTTGGCTTTGCACCCAAACCCGGCCAGCGTGTCACCCCGCTGGGCTTTGCCGCCTCGCGCGGGGTGATCTACAGCCAGGATACAGATGAGCAGCCCACCTTGTATTTGCAGCCCAACAACAAGGTAACCATCAACGCATTGGAAGGCAAGATCAATAACGCCATTTCCGGCTACAAGCTGCTGGTTTGGAACGGCGAATTGGCCGACGGGCTGAGAAGCTCTGGAACGGAGCCGCGTACCGCGGTCGGCCTGAACAAGGGCGGCAACAAACTGGTCATCATTATTGTGGACGGCCGCCAAGCCGGGTACAGCGAAGGCGTGACGGAGCTGGAACTGGCCCAACTGATGCTGGAGCGCAATGTGCACTCCGCCATAAACATGGACGGCGGCGGCTCCACCACCCTGGTGATCGAGGGCGAAAATGGCGAGCCGCTGATCTTGAATTCGCCAGTGCACCAGGGCATCCCCGGCAACGAGCGCCCAGTAGCCAACCACCTGGGTTTTAGCGCCAGACGATAG
- a CDS encoding PPOX class F420-dependent oxidoreductase, with amino-acid sequence MKNIPENFQDLVKDETKAFVFLATTLNDGSPQVSPVWFNVEGEHIVINTARGRLKDINMSARPQVALSIPDPANPYRYILIRGVVDKVSEEGGYEHINKLSHIYKGEDFPKVPDQVRVIYKIKPQKVFTNG; translated from the coding sequence ATGAAAAACATCCCCGAAAATTTTCAGGACCTGGTGAAGGATGAAACCAAGGCCTTCGTTTTCCTTGCGACTACGCTCAACGACGGCTCTCCGCAGGTCAGCCCGGTATGGTTCAATGTGGAAGGCGAACATATCGTCATCAACACCGCCCGCGGTCGCCTGAAGGACATCAATATGTCCGCCCGTCCTCAAGTGGCGTTGAGCATCCCCGACCCAGCCAATCCCTATCGCTACATTCTCATCCGCGGCGTGGTGGATAAGGTCAGCGAAGAGGGTGGTTACGAGCACATCAACAAACTCTCGCATATCTACAAAGGGGAGGACTTCCCTAAAGTGCCTGACCAGGTACGTGTGATCTATAAGATCAAGCCGCAAAAGGTGTTCACCAATGGCTAA
- a CDS encoding 2-dehydropantoate 2-reductase — MSPSTANPLNVLVFGAGAIGGYLGGSLALQGHQVVFLERRHNAPLLRERGLRLDLGGQTQTLKDFGVVTSVEEALAFAPFDVALFALKSYDTAEALKSIQPHAAALPPFLCLQNGVDNETALAAVLGEDKVIAGTVTTAVAKDAPGQLRLERLRGVGLHGGHPLSPRLFAVLADAGLRPRLYANAPALKWSKLLTNILVNASCALLDRPPADVLADARLFAVEIRQLREALAVMRALGVPVVDVPGTPVRALAAAARLPLPLCRLLVRGAVSRGRGGKMPSLHIDLYNGRGRSEVAWLNGAVARAGERLGIATPVNAFLSQTLSQLLSDNPAHNPYKNNPQAYLDAIPD, encoded by the coding sequence ATGAGTCCTTCAACGGCCAACCCGCTCAATGTGCTCGTCTTTGGCGCCGGCGCCATCGGCGGCTATCTGGGCGGCAGCTTGGCCCTGCAAGGGCACCAAGTGGTCTTCCTGGAACGGCGGCACAATGCCCCGCTGCTGCGTGAACGCGGCCTGCGCTTGGATCTGGGTGGCCAAACTCAAACACTGAAGGATTTTGGCGTGGTGACTTCGGTGGAAGAAGCCTTGGCCTTTGCGCCTTTTGATGTCGCTCTATTTGCCCTCAAATCCTACGACACGGCCGAGGCCCTGAAGAGCATTCAGCCGCATGCGGCTGCTCTGCCGCCCTTCCTTTGCCTGCAAAATGGCGTGGACAATGAAACTGCCCTGGCGGCTGTGCTGGGCGAAGACAAAGTTATCGCCGGCACGGTAACCACAGCCGTAGCCAAAGACGCCCCCGGCCAACTGCGCCTGGAGCGTTTGCGCGGGGTGGGGCTGCATGGCGGACATCCTCTGTCGCCGCGTTTGTTTGCCGTCCTGGCGGATGCCGGCCTGCGTCCACGTCTGTATGCCAATGCCCCCGCCTTGAAGTGGTCCAAGCTGCTCACTAACATTCTGGTGAATGCTTCCTGTGCCTTGCTGGATAGGCCGCCGGCTGATGTGCTGGCCGATGCGCGACTGTTCGCCGTCGAAATCCGCCAGCTGCGTGAAGCGCTGGCGGTGATGCGAGCCCTGGGTGTGCCTGTGGTAGATGTGCCCGGCACCCCCGTGCGGGCGCTGGCGGCGGCCGCACGCCTGCCTTTGCCGCTGTGCCGCCTGCTGGTCCGCGGCGCGGTCAGCCGCGGCCGCGGCGGCAAAATGCCCTCATTGCATATCGACTTGTACAACGGCCGTGGCCGCAGCGAGGTGGCTTGGCTGAATGGCGCCGTGGCAAGAGCCGGCGAACGCCTGGGGATTGCGACGCCGGTCAACGCCTTCCTGTCTCAAACGCTTAGCCAGCTGTTGTCGGACAATCCGGCGCACAACCCCTACAAAAACAACCCACAAGCCTACCTGGACGCTATACCCGACTAG
- a CDS encoding DUF4230 domain-containing protein produces MQRIRPWLPTIIAVLALMAAVIPLLLVYNLYNSVTDMASSGVQQVSQMAGAMSTQVAQVLHPTPTILPDPVSIIHKVRSLARLETIQYSVEKVITAESRQGALSFLVGDKLLFVAHGTVIAGVDLQKLQPEDIRIEEGILYVNLPEAEIFIASLNNEDSYIYDRQLGFLTRGDVNLETSTRRVAEEEILNAALEDGILEQAQVNAESYLLRLLLSLGFQEVIFE; encoded by the coding sequence ATGCAACGTATCCGTCCCTGGTTGCCCACGATTATTGCTGTTCTGGCCCTGATGGCTGCGGTGATCCCTTTGCTGCTGGTCTACAACCTGTACAACTCGGTGACCGATATGGCCTCGTCCGGCGTGCAGCAAGTCAGCCAGATGGCTGGCGCGATGAGTACCCAGGTGGCCCAGGTGCTGCACCCCACGCCGACCATTCTGCCTGACCCCGTCAGCATCATCCATAAGGTGCGCAGCCTAGCGCGCCTGGAAACCATCCAGTACTCGGTGGAGAAGGTGATCACGGCGGAAAGCCGCCAGGGTGCATTGAGTTTCCTGGTGGGCGATAAGCTGCTTTTCGTCGCTCATGGCACGGTGATCGCCGGCGTGGATCTGCAGAAGCTGCAGCCCGAGGACATCCGCATCGAAGAGGGCATTCTTTACGTCAATCTGCCCGAGGCGGAAATTTTTATCGCCAGCTTGAACAATGAGGATTCTTATATCTACGACCGTCAGCTGGGCTTCTTGACCCGCGGCGATGTGAACCTGGAGACCAGCACCCGCCGGGTGGCTGAAGAAGAGATCCTCAACGCGGCTCTGGAGGATGGCATTCTGGAGCAGGCCCAGGTCAACGCCGAGAGCTATTTGCTGCGCTTGCTGCTGAGCCTGGGCTTCCAGGAAGTCATTTTCGAATAG
- a CDS encoding nitroreductase family protein — protein sequence MKALDLLAWLRSRRSARYFRREAVPAEVLQRILETATWAPNAHNRQPWRFVQLAGTQSRQTLLAAMQPGFEAALLAEGLDAASRAAQVARSRQRVLDAPEVLLLCLDTEVLNHYQDPQRNQGEYLMGVQSVALAGGQLLLAAHAEGLGGVWVCAPLFAAEPVGQALELPRSWQAQGMILLGYAAGEPKRRQRLDVDQIFRRI from the coding sequence TTGAAAGCCCTGGACCTGCTGGCCTGGCTGCGTTCGCGGCGCTCGGCCCGCTATTTTCGGCGGGAAGCCGTGCCCGCCGAGGTCTTGCAGCGCATCCTGGAGACGGCCACCTGGGCGCCCAACGCTCACAACCGCCAGCCCTGGCGCTTTGTGCAGTTGGCCGGTACACAAAGCCGCCAGACTCTGCTGGCTGCCATGCAGCCCGGCTTTGAGGCCGCCCTGCTGGCCGAAGGTCTGGATGCGGCGAGTCGCGCGGCCCAAGTGGCCCGCTCTCGGCAGCGGGTGCTTGACGCTCCGGAAGTCCTGCTGCTATGTCTCGATACCGAAGTACTCAATCACTACCAAGACCCCCAGCGCAATCAGGGGGAATATTTGATGGGCGTGCAATCGGTGGCCCTGGCGGGCGGCCAACTGCTGCTGGCCGCCCACGCCGAAGGTCTGGGCGGCGTGTGGGTCTGCGCGCCCCTGTTTGCCGCTGAACCGGTGGGGCAGGCGCTGGAACTGCCGCGCAGCTGGCAGGCGCAGGGCATGATCTTGCTGGGCTACGCGGCTGGGGAGCCTAAGCGGCGCCAACGGCTGGATGTGGACCAGATTTTCCGTCGCATATAA
- a CDS encoding lipoate--protein ligase family protein, with translation MTTLPPTQNQTPLPAQWRLLRHPAARGAHNMAVDAAILEMVVEGKSPPTLRFYDWEPACLSLGFAQHYSDIDLAAQAARGWDVVRRPTGGRAILHTDELTYSVIGASDEPRLAGGVLESYKRLSEGLMAALKLMGLPVERQPMHEGPGLGDADNPVCFEVPSDYEITLHGKKIIGSAQARRKGGVLQHGSLPLFGDIGRITEILTYPSPERQQQSAERVRARAATVEEGLGRRVSFDAAAEAFIQAFAETLNIEFIEGELSADEHAATKRWLAERYANPAWTERS, from the coding sequence TTGACCACCCTGCCCCCAACCCAAAATCAAACGCCATTACCTGCGCAATGGCGTTTGCTGCGCCACCCGGCGGCACGCGGCGCACACAATATGGCCGTAGACGCCGCCATCCTGGAAATGGTGGTGGAAGGCAAATCGCCCCCCACCCTGCGCTTCTACGACTGGGAACCCGCCTGCCTCTCGCTAGGGTTCGCCCAGCACTATTCCGATATTGACCTGGCTGCCCAGGCAGCCCGCGGCTGGGACGTGGTGCGCCGGCCCACCGGCGGGCGGGCGATCCTGCATACCGATGAGCTGACCTATTCGGTGATCGGCGCCTCCGACGAGCCGCGTTTGGCCGGCGGCGTGCTGGAATCCTACAAGCGCTTATCCGAAGGGCTAATGGCCGCCCTAAAGCTGATGGGCTTGCCAGTGGAGCGCCAGCCGATGCACGAAGGTCCCGGCCTGGGCGATGCGGACAACCCGGTATGCTTTGAAGTGCCGTCCGACTATGAGATCACCCTGCACGGCAAGAAGATCATCGGCAGCGCCCAGGCGCGCCGTAAAGGCGGCGTGCTGCAGCACGGCAGCCTGCCGCTGTTTGGCGACATTGGCCGCATCACCGAGATCTTGACCTATCCCAGCCCGGAACGGCAGCAGCAATCTGCCGAGCGAGTGCGCGCCCGGGCGGCCACCGTGGAAGAAGGCCTGGGCCGCCGGGTGAGCTTTGATGCGGCGGCTGAGGCGTTCATCCAAGCCTTCGCCGAGACGTTGAACATCGAATTTATTGAAGGGGAATTAAGCGCAGACGAGCATGCCGCCACCAAGCGCTGGCTGGCGGAACGCTACGCCAACCCGGCCTGGACCGAGCGCAGCTAA
- a CDS encoding PPOX class F420-dependent oxidoreductase yields the protein MAKQSLVERIPESHRYLLADETQAFAWVAAVMPGGGPQLTAVWFNTDGEHILFGTSTGAAKYRYFKANDRVAVSIPDPRDPYKYIQLRGRVELTEEGAVEHTHALSRKYTGQDFNIAPGSVRVMYKVKPQRITLWPPGS from the coding sequence ATGGCTAAGCAGAGCCTCGTCGAGCGCATCCCCGAATCGCATCGTTACTTGCTGGCCGATGAGACCCAGGCTTTCGCCTGGGTGGCCGCGGTGATGCCCGGCGGCGGGCCGCAGCTCACTGCCGTATGGTTCAACACCGACGGCGAGCATATCCTCTTCGGCACCAGCACCGGCGCCGCCAAGTATCGCTATTTCAAGGCCAATGACCGCGTGGCCGTTTCCATCCCCGACCCCCGCGACCCCTACAAATACATTCAACTGCGTGGTCGGGTGGAGCTAACCGAAGAAGGCGCAGTTGAGCACACGCACGCGCTTTCACGCAAATACACCGGTCAGGATTTCAACATCGCCCCCGGCTCTGTGCGCGTGATGTACAAGGTAAAACCGCAGCGGATCACCCTCTGGCCGCCGGGCTCTTGA
- the npdG gene encoding NADPH-dependent F420 reductase codes for MPTANPQTIAIFGGTGQLGSALALRWAYAGHRVLLGSRTADKAQAAAVELNAELGGAAIEGLSNLEAAAAADIGLLAVEQSAHAAALEAVREPLAGKILIDATARLSFPDLTPPAAPAAAQLAQQIVGQAVRVVAAFQTVPAAGLRKDIGQPVNSDVLVCAANPADAEAVITLAGDAGLRGYYVGGLDKAIVVEGLTSLLVAMNKHYKSRHGAFRVAGIKARP; via the coding sequence ATGCCTACAGCCAACCCACAAACCATCGCCATTTTCGGCGGCACCGGCCAGCTCGGCTCCGCCCTGGCCCTGCGCTGGGCGTACGCCGGACACCGCGTGCTGCTCGGCTCGCGCACGGCAGACAAGGCCCAGGCCGCCGCAGTCGAGCTGAACGCCGAGTTGGGCGGCGCGGCTATCGAAGGCCTCAGCAATCTCGAAGCCGCTGCTGCGGCGGACATCGGCCTGTTGGCGGTGGAGCAGAGCGCCCACGCCGCGGCGCTGGAGGCGGTGCGCGAGCCGCTAGCGGGCAAGATATTGATCGACGCTACGGCACGGCTCAGCTTCCCCGACCTGACCCCGCCGGCCGCGCCGGCGGCCGCGCAGCTCGCCCAGCAGATCGTGGGCCAGGCTGTGCGCGTGGTGGCCGCTTTCCAAACCGTGCCGGCTGCCGGCCTGCGCAAAGACATTGGCCAGCCGGTGAATTCAGACGTGCTGGTGTGCGCCGCAAACCCCGCGGACGCCGAAGCCGTGATCACCCTGGCGGGCGACGCCGGCCTGCGTGGCTATTATGTGGGCGGGTTGGATAAAGCCATCGTGGTCGAAGGGCTCACTTCGCTGCTGGTGGCGATGAACAAGCACTACAAAAGCCGCCACGGCGCTTTCAGAGTGGCTGGCATCAAAGCCCGACCTTGA